A single Bacteroidales bacterium DNA region contains:
- a CDS encoding NADP-dependent malic enzyme yields MSKITKEAALEYHRSGKPGKIEVIPTKPYSTQTDLSLAYSPGVAEPCLEIEKNPQDAYEYTAKGNLVAVISNGTAVLGLGDIGALAGKPVMEGKGLLFKIFADVDVFDIEVDEKDPEKFIQAVKAIAPTFGGINLEDIKAPECFIIEDRLKAELNIPVMHDDQHGTAIISGAGLINALELQGKKIEDVRLVVNGAGASATSCTRLYMSLGIRRENIVMVDSKGVINNKRQNLTPQKQEFMTTRDINTLEEAMVGADVFLGLSRADVLTQDMIRSMNNKPIVFALANPNPEIAYDKAKESRPDLIFATGRSDYPNQINNVLGFPYIFRGALDVHASAINEEMKLAAVYAIAALAKERVPDVVNAAYNINKISFGPEYIIPKALDPRLLTCVAPAVAKAAMDSGVAAKPITDWEAYKDSLRARMGYDNKLIRRLTETAKANPKRVVFAEANHVNMLTAAVTAYKEGICTPILLGNEEMIAKTAAQNNLDLSDIEIVNLRHDREADRRCKYAGILSQKRQREGVTFAEAYEKMFDRSYFGMMMVECGDADAFITGTYTNYTEAINIAKDVIGIRPEYKHFGAMHLVSTKRGTFYLADTLVNRNPDDEALVDIARLSAHTLNFFAKDPVMAMISYSNFGADKDGSPAQIHKAVKRLHNEYPELVVDGEMQLNFAMDKKLRDETFPFTKLNGKDVNTLIFPNLSAANTACKILLEFGVNDSVGPIQMGLNKPIHFTDIESSPRDIVNLTTVAVIDAIVEEKLHQK; encoded by the coding sequence ATGTCAAAAATTACAAAAGAGGCTGCTCTTGAATATCACCGCAGTGGCAAGCCCGGAAAGATTGAAGTTATTCCAACAAAACCTTATAGTACTCAAACCGATTTGTCTCTTGCATACTCTCCGGGCGTTGCAGAGCCTTGCTTAGAAATTGAAAAGAATCCACAAGACGCATACGAATATACCGCTAAAGGAAATCTTGTTGCTGTAATCTCTAATGGCACCGCTGTTTTAGGATTGGGAGATATAGGTGCTCTTGCAGGAAAACCTGTTATGGAGGGTAAAGGTTTATTATTCAAAATCTTTGCTGATGTTGATGTGTTCGATATTGAGGTAGACGAAAAAGATCCTGAAAAATTCATTCAAGCAGTTAAAGCAATTGCCCCAACTTTTGGAGGTATAAACTTAGAGGATATTAAGGCTCCTGAATGTTTTATTATTGAAGACAGACTTAAAGCAGAGTTAAACATTCCTGTTATGCACGATGACCAACATGGTACTGCAATTATCTCAGGTGCCGGTTTGATTAATGCTTTGGAACTTCAAGGTAAAAAAATTGAGGATGTTCGCTTAGTTGTAAATGGTGCCGGTGCTTCGGCAACCTCTTGTACAAGATTGTATATGAGTTTGGGTATCAGACGCGAGAACATTGTAATGGTTGATAGTAAAGGTGTTATCAACAATAAGCGTCAAAACCTTACTCCTCAAAAGCAAGAGTTTATGACAACTCGCGACATAAACACTTTGGAGGAGGCAATGGTTGGTGCCGATGTATTCTTAGGTCTTTCAAGAGCAGATGTTCTTACTCAAGATATGATTCGTTCAATGAACAATAAACCTATTGTTTTTGCTTTGGCAAATCCAAATCCTGAGATTGCTTATGACAAAGCGAAAGAATCTCGCCCTGACTTGATTTTTGCAACAGGACGCTCGGACTATCCTAACCAAATTAATAACGTATTGGGATTCCCTTATATATTCAGAGGTGCATTGGATGTTCACGCTTCGGCTATCAACGAAGAGATGAAACTTGCTGCAGTTTATGCTATTGCAGCTCTTGCTAAAGAAAGAGTTCCTGATGTAGTTAATGCTGCTTACAACATTAATAAAATAAGTTTTGGTCCTGAATATATTATTCCTAAAGCTCTTGACCCACGTCTTCTTACTTGTGTTGCTCCCGCTGTTGCGAAAGCTGCCATGGATAGCGGTGTTGCGGCTAAACCAATTACCGATTGGGAGGCTTACAAAGATAGTTTGAGAGCAAGAATGGGATACGATAATAAACTTATACGCCGATTAACAGAGACCGCAAAAGCAAATCCTAAACGCGTTGTATTTGCAGAAGCTAACCACGTTAATATGCTTACTGCTGCTGTTACTGCATACAAAGAGGGAATATGTACTCCTATTCTATTGGGTAACGAAGAGATGATTGCAAAAACTGCTGCACAAAACAATCTTGATCTTAGTGATATTGAGATTGTTAACCTTCGCCACGACAGAGAGGCCGACAGACGTTGCAAGTACGCTGGCATTCTTTCTCAAAAACGTCAACGAGAGGGTGTTACTTTTGCTGAAGCATACGAGAAAATGTTTGACCGCTCATACTTTGGTATGATGATGGTTGAGTGTGGTGATGCAGACGCGTTCATTACTGGTACTTATACGAACTATACAGAAGCTATAAACATTGCAAAAGATGTTATTGGAATACGCCCTGAGTACAAACATTTTGGAGCAATGCATCTTGTTTCAACAAAAAGAGGTACATTCTACCTTGCAGACACATTAGTTAATAGAAATCCAGACGACGAGGCTCTTGTTGATATTGCAAGACTTTCGGCACACACACTTAACTTCTTTGCAAAAGACCCAGTTATGGCAATGATCTCTTACTCTAACTTTGGTGCAGATAAGGATGGCAGCCCTGCTCAAATACATAAAGCAGTTAAGAGATTGCACAACGAATATCCCGAACTTGTTGTTGACGGAGAGATGCAACTTAACTTTGCGATGGATAAAAAACTTAGAGATGAAACTTTCCCATTCACCAAATTAAATGGAAAAGATGTAAATACTCTAATATTCCCTAATTTAAGTGCTGCTAACACAGCATGTAAAATTCTATTGGAGTTTGGTGTTAATGACTCGGTTGGTCCTATTCAAATGGGATTGAACAAACCTATACACTTTACTGATATAGAGAGTTCTCCTCGCGATATAGTAAACCTTACAACCGTTGCAGTTATTGATGCAATTGTTGAAGAAAAACTTCACCAAAAATAG
- a CDS encoding methyltransferase, which yields MFKFKYFTIHDQNSAMKVGTDGVLLGAWLTLPPKESAILDIGCGSGILSLIMAQRSGGGLYIDAIDIDEGAIKDSKKNFELSGWNSTLNPILGNFVSYSGNCGRIYDTIVSNPPFFTEDTLSPDFKRASARNTSSLNFETLFQGVAKISNPNTIFAMISPADNYSFVAQTALLNGFYLRRLTWVVTIEGTEPKRVLTEWERVQTQFSIDTLIISNRDGSYSADYKELTKDFYL from the coding sequence ATGTTTAAGTTTAAATATTTTACAATACACGATCAAAATTCTGCCATGAAAGTGGGTACCGATGGGGTATTACTTGGTGCATGGTTAACCTTGCCACCTAAAGAGTCTGCCATATTAGACATTGGTTGCGGATCGGGAATATTGTCTTTAATAATGGCTCAACGTAGCGGAGGAGGTTTGTATATTGATGCAATTGACATAGATGAAGGAGCAATAAAAGATTCAAAAAAAAATTTTGAATTATCCGGGTGGAATAGTACTCTCAATCCTATATTAGGAAATTTTGTCAGTTATTCAGGTAATTGTGGCAGAATATATGACACAATAGTTTCAAATCCCCCATTTTTTACTGAAGATACCCTCTCTCCTGATTTTAAACGAGCATCGGCACGAAATACATCATCATTAAATTTTGAAACACTATTTCAAGGAGTAGCAAAAATAAGTAACCCAAATACAATATTTGCAATGATATCCCCTGCTGATAATTATTCATTTGTTGCGCAAACAGCACTCCTAAACGGATTTTATCTTCGCCGATTAACATGGGTGGTAACTATCGAAGGAACAGAACCAAAGCGAGTATTAACGGAGTGGGAGCGAGTACAAACACAGTTTTCAATAGATACGCTGATTATATCAAATAGAGATGGTTCTTATTCTGCTGACTATAAAGAACTAACAAAAGATTTTTATCTATAA
- the lon gene encoding endopeptidase La, giving the protein MSNFSNNNDEMSFVPIVVDVDGNPDINCSNVPTEDLPILPLRDMVLFPGVTMPILVGRKSSLTLIDEAFKNKRYIGVTCQKNPNIEEPGINDIYTIGVIAEIIKVFQLPDGNTSVILQGKQRFSLLNLTHTKPYLKGEIALLDDISVSKRDKEFKVLVDAIKDTTGEYLKYLGEPSRELLSSLRNIDGSNGLLINFLCTNIPFSAARKESLLAESSIKERGLLLYSELGKELQLMEIKKDIHNKTHQYISQQQREHFLQQQIKTIQEELGDTSDNDIDELLERADNKKWSKEVRQVFDKELKKLQRFHPQSPDYSVQYNYIENFLDLPWGEYTNDNFNLENAKKQLDKDHFGLEKVKDRIIEHLAVLKLRGDMKSPIICLYGPPGVGKTSLGKSIAAALNRKYVRVSFGGLHDEAEIRGHRRTYIGAMPGRIIQGLQKAKSSNPVFVLDEIDKIGNDYKGDPAAALLEALDPEQNNAFHDNYLDVDYDLSKVLFIATANNLGTIDRPLLDRMELIDVSGYIMEEKVEIGRRHLVPKQLTEHGLKRGDVSIPKKTMEAIIEGYTRESGVRELDKKIAKIMRRIARKKGAEEEYNKNISVADLKDLLGEKEYSKEIYEGNEYAGVVTGLAWTAVGGEILFIESSLCKGKGEKLTLTGNLGDVMKESAVIALQYVRSHAEELGIDEDVFEKWNLHIHVPEGAIPKDGPSAGITMITSIASSFTQRKVKANLAMTGEITLRGRVLPVGGIKEKILAAKRAGIKEIILCEQNRKDINEIQPEYLKGLTFHYVNNISEVLDIALTEKKVNHPLVLNYQPQTTQTHTPLQ; this is encoded by the coding sequence ATGAGTAATTTTTCAAATAATAACGATGAAATGTCGTTTGTTCCAATTGTAGTGGACGTTGATGGCAACCCTGATATAAATTGTTCTAACGTTCCAACCGAGGACTTACCTATTCTTCCTTTAAGAGATATGGTTTTATTCCCTGGTGTAACAATGCCTATACTTGTTGGCAGAAAATCATCTCTTACACTTATTGATGAGGCTTTTAAAAACAAAAGATACATAGGTGTAACTTGTCAAAAGAATCCTAATATTGAAGAACCCGGAATTAATGACATATACACTATTGGTGTTATAGCGGAGATTATTAAGGTTTTTCAACTTCCTGACGGAAATACCTCTGTTATTTTACAAGGTAAGCAAAGATTCTCTCTATTAAATCTAACTCATACCAAACCATATCTAAAAGGAGAAATTGCCCTTTTGGACGATATATCGGTAAGCAAACGCGACAAAGAGTTTAAAGTGCTTGTTGATGCTATAAAAGATACTACAGGCGAGTATTTAAAATATTTAGGAGAACCTTCTCGTGAACTTTTGAGTTCATTACGTAATATTGACGGAAGCAATGGCTTACTTATTAACTTCTTGTGTACTAATATTCCATTTAGTGCTGCGCGTAAAGAGTCATTATTAGCAGAGAGTTCAATCAAAGAGAGAGGTTTACTTCTATACTCTGAACTCGGCAAAGAGCTTCAGTTGATGGAGATTAAGAAGGATATTCACAATAAAACTCATCAATACATTTCGCAACAACAACGCGAACACTTCCTGCAACAACAGATAAAGACTATTCAAGAGGAGTTGGGAGATACTTCGGATAACGATATAGATGAGTTATTGGAAAGAGCAGACAATAAAAAATGGAGTAAAGAGGTGCGTCAGGTTTTTGATAAAGAGTTGAAAAAACTTCAACGCTTTCATCCTCAATCACCCGACTACTCTGTGCAATACAATTATATTGAGAACTTCCTTGATTTACCTTGGGGTGAATATACCAACGACAACTTTAACCTTGAAAATGCAAAGAAACAATTGGATAAAGACCACTTTGGTTTAGAGAAGGTTAAAGACCGTATTATTGAGCATCTTGCAGTGCTTAAATTGCGTGGAGATATGAAATCGCCTATTATCTGTCTATATGGTCCTCCCGGAGTTGGTAAGACTTCGTTGGGTAAATCTATTGCTGCCGCTCTTAATCGCAAATATGTTAGAGTATCGTTTGGTGGTTTGCACGATGAGGCCGAGATTAGAGGACACCGCCGTACATATATCGGTGCTATGCCCGGTAGAATTATTCAAGGTCTGCAAAAGGCTAAGAGTTCAAACCCCGTATTTGTGTTGGATGAGATAGATAAGATTGGTAATGACTACAAAGGAGATCCGGCAGCTGCACTTTTAGAGGCATTAGATCCAGAACAAAACAATGCTTTCCACGACAACTACCTTGATGTAGATTATGACCTTTCAAAAGTATTGTTTATCGCAACTGCTAATAATCTTGGAACTATTGACCGTCCACTACTCGACCGTATGGAGTTGATTGACGTATCGGGCTACATTATGGAAGAGAAGGTTGAGATTGGTCGCCGTCATCTTGTTCCAAAACAATTGACAGAGCATGGACTTAAAAGAGGCGATGTGTCTATTCCCAAAAAGACAATGGAGGCTATCATAGAGGGATATACTCGCGAGTCGGGAGTTAGAGAGTTAGATAAGAAGATTGCAAAAATTATGCGTCGCATTGCTCGCAAGAAAGGTGCTGAGGAGGAGTATAACAAAAACATATCTGTTGCTGATCTTAAAGATTTACTTGGAGAGAAAGAGTACTCAAAAGAGATATACGAAGGCAACGAGTATGCTGGTGTTGTAACTGGTTTGGCATGGACTGCTGTTGGTGGAGAGATTCTATTTATCGAATCGAGCCTATGCAAAGGTAAAGGCGAAAAACTTACTCTTACAGGAAATCTTGGTGACGTAATGAAAGAGTCTGCTGTTATTGCCCTACAATATGTTAGATCTCATGCCGAAGAGTTGGGTATTGATGAGGATGTTTTTGAGAAGTGGAACTTACATATTCACGTTCCCGAAGGTGCAATACCAAAAGATGGACCATCGGCAGGTATTACAATGATAACCTCTATTGCTTCATCGTTTACACAACGCAAAGTAAAAGCAAACCTTGCAATGACAGGCGAGATTACTCTTCGCGGAAGAGTATTACCTGTGGGTGGTATCAAGGAAAAGATACTTGCTGCCAAACGTGCAGGTATTAAAGAGATTATTCTTTGTGAGCAAAACAGAAAAGATATTAACGAAATTCAACCTGAATATCTTAAAGGTTTGACATTCCACTATGTAAACAACATATCGGAAGTGTTAGATATTGCTCTTACAGAGAAGAAAGTTAATCACCCTCTTGTACTTAACTATCAACCACAGACTACACAAACTCATACTCCCCTACAATAA